Proteins encoded by one window of Ignavibacteriota bacterium:
- a CDS encoding T9SS type A sorting domain-containing protein, with translation MKTFQLFFMILVLALSTQDLKANYEYFSAFEGIDAVKSKMLQDGFTDQKLIFIGAYETIIGGLIPNEADNGKLQNWYYTFVCNNDSRLITLSVIKQDNQLITALVDDCPSDSKRKIPFFSDILTDFREIPSYLIDSDSITLEFFDIVSKISTSQFNEEITTSIWRIELASKENLEKEHLQSVLDEDYLWDVELNTQDSQIMGSGTGAVRFFISAVTGETREFGFTVGVNDENFTDYFTIYPNPASDYITISIPEINPTVNRGVEGEQEIKIFNTLGECVMSVWTGLDLSTQRIDISHLPTGVYFIRFGNKVEKFVKM, from the coding sequence ATGAAGACTTTTCAACTTTTTTTTATGATTCTTGTATTAGCATTAAGCACTCAAGACCTGAAAGCTAATTACGAATACTTTTCTGCATTCGAAGGTATTGATGCTGTGAAATCAAAAATGTTACAAGATGGATTTACCGACCAGAAACTTATTTTCATCGGTGCTTATGAAACCATCATTGGTGGTTTAATACCCAATGAAGCCGATAATGGCAAATTACAAAACTGGTATTATACTTTTGTTTGCAATAATGACAGTAGATTAATAACTCTCAGTGTTATCAAGCAAGACAACCAGTTAATTACTGCTTTGGTTGATGATTGTCCTTCAGATTCAAAACGAAAAATTCCATTTTTCTCTGACATATTAACTGATTTTAGAGAGATTCCATCTTATTTAATTGACAGTGATTCGATTACATTAGAATTTTTCGATATAGTTTCAAAAATTAGTACATCCCAATTTAATGAGGAAATTACTACATCAATTTGGAGAATCGAGTTAGCTTCAAAAGAGAATCTTGAGAAAGAACATCTTCAAAGCGTTCTTGATGAAGACTATCTATGGGATGTTGAATTAAATACCCAAGATTCACAAATAATGGGTTCAGGTACAGGTGCTGTGAGGTTTTTTATATCGGCTGTAACAGGCGAAACACGTGAATTTGGTTTTACTGTCGGAGTTAATGATGAAAATTTTACTGATTATTTCACAATTTATCCTAATCCCGCAAGTGATTATATCACAATTTCTATCCCTGAAATCAACCCCACGGTTAACCGTGGGGTTGAAGGGGAACAAGAAATCAAAATCTTTAATACGCTTGGGGAATGTGTGATGTCTGTGTGGACAGGGCTTGACCTGTCCACACAAAGAATTGATATTTCCCACCTGCCCACTGGTGTGTATTTCATCAGGTTCGGGAATAAGGTGGAGAAATTTGTGAAGATGTAA